In Corylus avellana chromosome ca2, CavTom2PMs-1.0, the following proteins share a genomic window:
- the LOC132173117 gene encoding non-specific lipid-transfer protein A-like, translating into MENKMMGCAVLAFGLMFLVLNASGRPSNDISCMSALISLLPCQSFLVGSGPASPTAACCLGAQNVLNQATTPESRKVLCECFKKAGKDMGVKPEKAKQIPDLCKIDVPVPIDPDVDCSKIQ; encoded by the exons atggAGAACAAAATGATGGGTTGTGCTGTATTGGCCTTCGGGTTGATGTTTTTGGTCCTAAATGCAAGTGGGAGGCCTTCCAATGACATATCATGCATGAGTGCTTTAATAAGTTTGTTGCCGTGCCAGTCATTCTTGGTGGGTTCTGGCCCAGCGTCGCCCACTGCTGCTTGTTGCCTAGGTGCACAAAATGTGCTGAATCAGGCTACCACTCCTGAATCACGCAAGGTTCTGTGTGAGTGTTTCAAAAAGGCTGGAAAAGATATGGGTGTTAAGCCTGAGAAAGCTAAACAAATTCCCGATCTCTGCAAAATCGACGTTCCTGTACCCATTGACCCTGATGTGGACTGCAGCaa AATCCAATGA